Proteins co-encoded in one Streptomyces sp. JH34 genomic window:
- a CDS encoding DUF5937 family protein has translation MHIDIAGLPPGRIVFETSPLAELGLALHALSEPGHHPGLHGWTTATSAALEPDLADRLHEAEFLWRNTFSDIFMPFAGVLGGDGRTGSTLAEDLDILDQLDDERFVSAALEFTCSSLYDTGAPSPLTDARTRARAVEMATARGPKQLDFTRQLLADPASVRVWVRRLLEDCDQAFFADTWRRVQVQLAADARHKTELLRRKGVGAALEAVSAALSLDEEAGRISADKLSTGRTDATGSAAGTGLTLVPTSFGWPHLMVLHAPGWRPVIHYPVHRPELPSPASVELLQLRLEALAHPLRMRICRNLARSPYTTGELADSLGITPPEVSRHLGVLKKAGLAGTRRRGRYVLHSLDLTVVARLGSDFLEGVLR, from the coding sequence GTGCACATCGACATCGCGGGCCTGCCTCCCGGGCGCATAGTCTTCGAGACCTCCCCCCTCGCCGAGCTGGGGCTCGCCCTCCATGCCCTCTCCGAGCCCGGACACCACCCCGGGCTGCACGGCTGGACGACCGCCACCTCCGCGGCCCTGGAGCCGGACCTCGCCGACCGGCTGCACGAGGCGGAGTTCCTGTGGCGGAACACCTTCTCCGACATCTTCATGCCCTTCGCCGGTGTCCTCGGCGGGGACGGCAGGACCGGCTCGACGCTCGCCGAGGACCTGGACATCCTGGACCAGCTCGACGACGAACGGTTCGTCTCGGCCGCCCTGGAATTCACCTGTTCGAGTCTGTACGACACCGGGGCGCCCTCTCCGCTCACCGACGCGCGCACGCGGGCCCGCGCGGTCGAGATGGCGACCGCCAGGGGACCGAAGCAACTGGACTTCACCCGGCAGCTGCTGGCCGACCCCGCCTCCGTACGCGTCTGGGTCCGGCGCCTCCTCGAGGACTGCGACCAGGCCTTCTTCGCCGACACCTGGCGGCGCGTCCAGGTCCAGCTGGCCGCCGACGCACGGCACAAGACCGAGCTGTTGCGGCGCAAGGGCGTCGGCGCGGCCCTGGAAGCCGTCTCCGCGGCGCTGTCCCTGGACGAGGAGGCCGGCAGGATCAGCGCCGACAAGCTGTCCACGGGCCGGACCGACGCAACGGGATCGGCCGCGGGCACCGGCCTCACCCTCGTCCCGACCAGCTTCGGCTGGCCTCATCTGATGGTGCTGCACGCCCCCGGCTGGCGTCCGGTGATCCACTACCCGGTCCACCGCCCGGAACTGCCCTCCCCCGCCTCCGTCGAGCTGCTCCAGCTCCGGCTGGAGGCGCTGGCCCACCCCCTGCGGATGCGGATCTGCCGCAATCTGGCCCGCTCCCCGTACACCACCGGTGAGCTCGCCGACTCGCTCGGCATCACGCCCCCCGAGGTCTCCCGCCACCTGGGGGTGCTCAAGAAGGCCGGCCTGGCCGGCACCCGGCGACGCGGCCGGTACGTCCTGCACTCGCTGGACCTGACGGTGGTCGCCCGCCTGGGCAGCGACTTCCTGGAGGGCGTGCTGCGGTGA
- a CDS encoding response regulator transcription factor — protein MAIRVMLVDDQVLLRTGFRMVLAAQPDMEVVAEAGDGAEAVEILRSTAVDVVLMDVRMPRLDGVEATRRIRARTDPPKVLILTTFDLDEYAFSGLKAGASGFMLKDVPPGELLSAIRSVHSGDAVVAPSTTRRLLDRFSPMLPSGRTEPQDKHVEKLTGREREVMMLVAQGLSNGEIAARLVLSEATVKTHVGRILTKLGLRDRVQVVVLAYETGLVRAGGGAG, from the coding sequence ATGGCGATCCGCGTGATGCTCGTCGACGACCAGGTGCTGCTGCGCACCGGCTTCCGGATGGTGCTCGCCGCCCAGCCGGACATGGAGGTGGTCGCGGAGGCGGGCGACGGGGCCGAGGCGGTCGAGATCCTGCGGTCCACGGCCGTCGACGTGGTGTTGATGGACGTACGCATGCCGAGGCTGGACGGTGTCGAGGCGACCCGGCGCATCCGCGCGCGGACCGACCCGCCCAAGGTGCTGATCCTGACCACGTTCGACCTGGACGAGTACGCGTTCTCCGGCCTCAAGGCGGGCGCCAGCGGTTTCATGCTCAAGGACGTCCCGCCCGGCGAACTGCTCTCCGCCATCCGCTCGGTGCACAGCGGGGACGCCGTCGTGGCACCGTCCACGACCCGCAGGCTGCTCGACCGGTTCTCGCCGATGCTGCCGAGCGGCAGGACCGAGCCGCAGGACAAGCACGTCGAGAAGCTGACCGGGCGCGAGCGCGAGGTGATGATGCTGGTCGCGCAGGGCCTGTCGAACGGCGAGATCGCGGCCCGTCTGGTGCTGTCCGAGGCCACCGTGAAGACCCACGTGGGCCGCATCCTCACCAAACTGGGCCTGCGCGACCGCGTCCAGGTGGTCGTCCTCGCCTACGAGACGGGCCTGGTCAGGGCCGGTGGCGGCGCGGGCTGA